The window TACGGTTGCCAAGGCACCTCTTAGCCAGTCCCATTCGGAGGAATCGTAATGTGGCAGTGCTGTGTGAGTGTGTTGAAGGTATGTGATTAGGACGAGGAATCCATTTACGATCAGAAGTGGAACTCCGTAAACACAAACCACCCAAGCCAATCCTTTGGCTAGAACAAGGCGGTAGAGCCCATAGGTGACAGTTAGCAGCCCAGCGTCCGAAATGAATATCTGTAACCGCTCACGGTCAGTGTAGATGGGACCGTATGGGTCATAGTGGCAGGCAAAACGGTCGTAGGGACGGCCAGAGACGTTGAAGGCCAAGTAAAGAGGCCAGCCTAGGACCAGTTGGATGGTGAGGGTGAGGACACGGCCTACAGGGTTGTTGATGTATGTGGAGTACCATTTCATGTCGGATTTCTGTTTAGGGACAAAGACTTCATCTCGTTCAAGAGATCCGGTGTTGGAATGGTGTCGACGGTGGCTGTATTTCCAAGAGAAGTAGGGGACCATGAGAAACGAGTGGAGGATAAGGCCAACGGTGTCATCCAGCCACTGGTAATCACTGAAGGCGTGGTGGCCACACTCGTGGGCAATGACCCAAACGCCAGTAAGGACGCAGCCTTGGGCAGCCCAGTACAAAGCCCAGGCTGGATAAAATAAGAGGCTAGGAAGATTTTGGAAATATGTGGTTGCAATGTAATAGAAGATAGAGGCTAAGGTTAGGTCATAAACGACATAGGAGAAAGAACGAAGGACTGAACGTTGAAAGCAATGAGGTGGAATAGCTTTCTTGAGCTCACCAAGTGTGAATGGGGGTTTTGTGGACGGTACTCGCTTCAAGTGGTCAGAATCTGTCTTCTTGAGAGATGAAGGAGAGGACATTCGACCTCCAGCACCCATTTTTTCAAGGATATTGACctggaacaaaaaaaaaaaaaacaaatcaaacaaaggGTTTAACGTTTTAGACTTCAAAATATCTAGATCAAACAGTACCACATTAATTGCTTTAACAGATTTATaaacatagaaattaaatGCAAACCTAATAATTCAATGTACGCCGACCAGGAGATTAAAGggaaaaacttaattaaaaggGCCAAAAGACAAGGGGCGGaagtacaaaacaaaattaacttGCCAAGACACTTAGCCGCCTCTTGAGGCGGAAAGAGAAATGATAAAACAGACAGGCAACATCAACGACgaaatatttttagtaatttaaaagAGCAAGTGAAATCCTTCCGTTTGCATCATAATGGACGGCTAGGGATTTTACAAACTATTTGACCCTAccaaacatttgaaatttatcacgaaacttaatttaattgatactGAGGTTGAGAAAGACCAATTCCACCTCTCTGATGATGCCGGAAGGGAACGGAATATTCTATTTCTATCACATCTACACaaacgaaaaaaaattgaccaCTGCTCCAGTTTCAAGGAGAAGctcaaaatacatttatttccATATTTCTAGCTAcccattattttttaagttttctagGAAACATCAGGACTGATGGagatcttttaaataaaataaagatttcactaaaaatatgttttttttttaaatcgtTTCTGTTAAGATTTAATccacattatttattaaaacaatttaagttCACCAAATCacagttaaaaaataattttaaaaagtattcaGCAGAAAAGGCTGCTCGAGTTTACTCAGCACACTGTAGGACGgaagatttttcttcttccttcttttcctccctataacaaaatatacacCAATGATACAGAAGCTAAAACCGAATTGGCGCCCATCCTAATTGACTTGGAACAAAGACCGGGAAACCCCAAATACACCTTTGAATCACATGGAAAAAGCTTTTAGTAAAAGGGAAATAACCATTCCAACAACcaccattaaaaaataataaaggaacacttaaactttattaagaataagaaaatgcATTAATATCACAAACGACAAAAAACAATTTggtgaaaaaaacaattcctTTTGGCATAGTTTCAAGGATCTCTAATCGAGTAGAAAAATACATCCACAGTTTCTTCTTATGAAAAATAGCATTTCGGAAGTTGAAAACGAGATATCGCCAATCAATAAACCtgtaaaaagaggaaaaacaaaacGAACTCCCAATTTTCCAAGAAATCAACAAATCTTCAACAACACAAACTCAAATATGCTATAGTGAAGCCATTTCAGCAAGAGTCAAACCCAGACATACAGATCGAATCCATGCGATATCAAAGAGGAAACCAACAAGCTAATAGACAAACACGAACTCTCATCAGTCATAAATCTCAGCATTCCTTAACATCACTGTTTACAAACTCTGAAAGAACCTAAAATCCAATGATTTAATGAATATAGACAAAGTAATCTCTGCTTAAAACGAAATCAAAAGCATGCAACACATTAATGAGCACTAATTCAAATCTTATCATAGATCTACACATTACAACAAACGTTAATGGgaaaataaaacagaaaaacaacATAAAGTCAATCACATTGAGTGAGagaacaaaagaagagaacGAGCATGATGgcgaagaaagagaaaagcgGAAACAGAATAGGAAGGGATAGAGAAGGATAcctgaaagagaagaagaggacCGAAGTTTGAGAGAGCCTCGTACTCTCCGCTCtttcaatctctctctttctctctctctcgagAGCAATGGCCGCCGCCTTCAGATCGCCGGCAACAAAgccttatttttctctctctctctctctctctctctctctctcttgtgtgaatatttttcctttatttggAGGCACTTCTAGGAATATGAGCGACTTTGTATATAAGCACGAACGGCACTTGTGGCTGTGGGCCCGGTCATACTGCACTTCTACTTACGTGTCATTCTCTTATTCGTTCCTTATCTTGCGTTGGCAATTTCATCCCTGCCATTGCCTGTAAACTGAAATTATACCAATCTCCACCGTCCAATTGGGAAGTTTGATGTTTTGACGGTGTAGATCCTATCTGGGGGATCGAAAATATCTCACGGACTGAAATTTTACGCCAtgtgaatttcttttttattattttctcttttttcttttcaatctaaacaattaattttgaaatctttcgTATTTGTGGTTTGGGGGATTCTTACGAAAATAGGAATGCGTGGTTTAGgtgaattttcctttttcgttCTTCCGAAAAAAGTTTCTAATATGAATCAACATTTGTAACGGGAATAGATAGATGAAAATTCAATTcggaattattattttgtattaaactATATAGGAAAATGATTAGTGGCAGGTTACACTTATTTGTGGGCGTTCTTCCCATTTAGCCGCGCATTGGATGCCTAGAGTGTCCTTCTCGTCGGTCTTCCCTTCGTCTCTTTTTGGGCTCTTTTACTTCCTCTTGGGAAGATCCTGGGTATTGTTTTGAGGGGTCTCCTCTGCTTTTTCTTAGGGAAGTGTTTGTTCTTTGTGAgctattttgtttctctttccaCATAGTACGGTTTCATTGAATGTTGGTAATTAGGGTTGAGATGGGTGctaacttttctttcaatttataaGTTGTACTATTGACTCACTGGCAAAgtttaagaaattgaaattttcggttataaattattatttcttcacTGTTATGGATAATTTTGGATGGAGAGTTTACAGGCTAGAACCAAGAAAGTGCAGGACCAACGGAAGAACATgcaaggaaaagagaagaattgGGCTGAAAGGGCCAATATAACTATCTCGACTAACCATAATCTAAGGTATCAAAGCACTAcaccattattattttattgttctaTAATTATGTTCTCTTCTAAGCTACAAAAGTACTATAGGGGGGAGACATCCTACAACAGAAGTACGTACTGTGTTTGATTAATGATGGCCTTGAAAACTAAAACGCCTATGAACCTAACTAGTActtccaaataataataatattgaacttctattaattattatttaagtgTTACCAATGTCGATTAATgcctaaaataattaacatactTATGAgcacaaataaaaagttgtttgaatgttcaaatatactaaactttttcttttaatttacaatGTAGTGACTGACTtaattccaatttttattgaatttttcaGTTCAACTATGATAGAAAATCAAAcgagttattttaaattagtaatagatattttatatctattaaattactatttttttagtgaaaataaTGGTGGAGGATTCAAATATtgagtttatttgatttttttaacacaTACTAATGTTAGTTGAACTAAGCTCTTTTTAATACTAAAGTAGATTtacattgaaattttttattaaattttttttttagatcatTCATATAAAACTagtacaataaattaattaaacacaaaaatcaaatgtcactgttattgtcaaattttttataaaaaaacacactTGACCATATATGACAACAATGATAAAAGTTACCGGATGtgtaaaacaaaacaaaaaattgatctATTATGAAAGTAAGAATAGTAAAATTGAGAAGAGGCCAGAAATTCAAGTTACCTCGTTATAGAGCCTTAATAagtatattctatttatagagagagTTGATCTAGGTTATTAGGTAAGAGTTTCATAGTCACCATATACtaaaataacttattaaaAATGAGTATGTTTGGTTTCACATTCTTTGGTTGGAGTCGAACGAAGCGAACATCTTCGTTAGCCCATATTCCAAGCATGAGACGATCTCCTAAACAGATGCTCTTGTAAAGCATGTCCTATTGGGTGTTTGCTAAGGCTCAAGTCAATCCTTTTGCATAGGCTATTTATTTGGTCTCTAAGCTCAACTTTCAATGTTATGTATTTCTTTTCACACCACACTATATACTTgaccatataatataaaaactttCGTTCTTTTATTGTCAATTCCCCATGTATGTCTCTCTCTTGTAGGAAGCCTTTCAACATAAAACACTGTTTACGATGCTCCCTCTTGTTTATCCAAAACCTTTCaacttgaaatgaaaattgaaacttgGATATATGACCGTATCGTTTTAGGGTTGCTATCGTACACAGTTTCTAGTCTTAACTCGATAGTTTTCATGTTAAAATTAATGCACAAAACAAGTTCTTGGAGTATTTTGATGATAACTATTATAAGTactatcatttttgtttcctttttaacaattaaaaaaatgatgaaaatctATCATCTTAGACAATCACGattaaatctattttattttaggatGATTAAGTAtcactatatatttatattataataaaagaaagtgaaattttCCGGACTattgaaacataaaaaatagtcTTAAAAGATAGATTATATCTACGACtgtaaatttcaaattagatCGAAATCATTAAATTAGATGATATTTCATATAGAAATCTAACATTTATgtgaaaactaaatttgttatttcttcGATTTGAATGagtttcttttgaattttggtcAAGTTAACTAACTAAACTAACGTTGAGCTCCATTAAGTTAAGTTGATTGCCCGAAGGTGACTAAAatcttatatattattgatttgaa of the Cucumis sativus cultivar 9930 chromosome 3, Cucumber_9930_V3, whole genome shotgun sequence genome contains:
- the LOC101222623 gene encoding delta(12)-fatty-acid desaturase FAD2, yielding MGAGGRMSSPSSLKKTDSDHLKRVPSTKPPFTLGELKKAIPPHCFQRSVLRSFSYVVYDLTLASIFYYIATTYFQNLPSLLFYPAWALYWAAQGCVLTGVWVIAHECGHHAFSDYQWLDDTVGLILHSFLMVPYFSWKYSHRRHHSNTGSLERDEVFVPKQKSDMKWYSTYINNPVGRVLTLTIQLVLGWPLYLAFNVSGRPYDRFACHYDPYGPIYTDRERLQIFISDAGLLTVTYGLYRLVLAKGLAWVVCVYGVPLLIVNGFLVLITYLQHTHTALPHYDSSEWDWLRGALATVDRDYGILNKVFHNITDTHVAHHLVSTMPHYHAMEATKAIKPILGQYYHFDGTPVVKAMWREAKECIYVEPDEGEKKGVYWYKNKL